From the genome of Niabella agricola, one region includes:
- a CDS encoding L,D-transpeptidase family protein, protein MILCAVPITAVNAQQRFAVRPLSNPSWVDAFYRQQEGRLYWSRSGIETGDTMRSELVRIFKENAVFQGLDSLKYLSMLPDTAADLDSAAIQVYDRMITDAALSYFMDLYRGDPKTRTKVGSDEISGKYELSDRQYITDLLYKASNSSARLREMVQTLEPSQPLYLTLKNELQTQLESGDRKKVASLAISLNNFRWFLHFRFQHFMVVNIAAASLCYFEQDSVKLTMRIVAGKPSTMTPRFVTYCNEVILYPYWNVPRSIAVNEILPFCRKNLVVLEVLRMQVIDSKGAVVDPKRLDWKRFTAKNFPYRFRQSTGCDNALGVIKFNLTSPYSVYLHDTNLKSAFKEAKRYLSHGCIRIEKPLELANEILDDKLDERFLNASIKGQQPVTKKVGKPVPVFVLYMTADDAANGTVNYFEDIYNLL, encoded by the coding sequence ATGATTCTGTGTGCGGTACCCATAACAGCAGTAAATGCACAGCAGCGTTTTGCTGTCAGACCATTATCAAATCCTTCCTGGGTGGATGCATTTTATCGTCAACAGGAGGGCCGTTTATATTGGTCGCGATCCGGAATTGAAACGGGTGATACAATGCGGTCTGAATTGGTCAGGATATTTAAGGAAAATGCGGTCTTCCAGGGGCTGGATTCACTGAAATACCTGTCCATGTTGCCGGATACTGCTGCAGATCTCGATTCAGCTGCAATCCAGGTATATGACCGCATGATTACCGATGCTGCGTTGTCCTATTTTATGGACCTCTACCGGGGTGACCCGAAAACACGGACAAAAGTTGGAAGCGACGAGATTTCCGGGAAATATGAACTGAGCGATCGTCAATACATCACCGATCTTTTATACAAGGCAAGTAACAGCAGCGCGCGGTTGAGGGAAATGGTACAGACGTTGGAACCATCACAACCGCTTTACCTGACGTTAAAAAATGAGTTACAAACGCAACTAGAGTCGGGCGACCGGAAAAAAGTTGCATCGCTGGCCATCAGTCTCAATAACTTCCGCTGGTTTCTGCATTTCAGGTTTCAGCATTTTATGGTGGTTAATATTGCCGCTGCAAGTTTATGCTATTTTGAACAGGATTCGGTGAAGTTGACGATGCGGATTGTGGCCGGAAAGCCGTCAACAATGACGCCGCGGTTTGTGACCTATTGCAATGAAGTAATTCTTTATCCATATTGGAATGTGCCCCGAAGTATCGCGGTTAATGAAATCCTTCCGTTTTGCAGGAAAAACCTGGTTGTATTGGAAGTACTGAGGATGCAGGTGATTGACAGCAAGGGGGCAGTTGTTGATCCGAAACGGTTGGACTGGAAGAGGTTTACGGCGAAGAACTTTCCCTATCGTTTCCGCCAATCTACGGGTTGTGACAATGCATTAGGTGTTATTAAGTTCAATTTAACCAGTCCCTATAGCGTATACCTGCACGATACCAATTTGAAGTCCGCTTTCAAGGAAGCGAAAAGGTATCTGAGTCACGGTTGCATCCGGATCGAAAAGCCGCTTGAGCTGGCAAATGAAATACTGGACGATAAGCTTGACGAACGTTTTCTGAATGCCAGCATCAAAGGTCAGCAGCCTGTAACAAAGAAGGTTGGGAAACCGGTTCCTGTTTTTGTTTTGTATATGACGGCAGATGACGCCGCAAACGGCACGGTGAACTATTTCGAAGATATATATAATTTGTTGTAG